In Quercus lobata isolate SW786 chromosome 12, ValleyOak3.0 Primary Assembly, whole genome shotgun sequence, a genomic segment contains:
- the LOC115971970 gene encoding aquaporin PIP1-3, giving the protein MEGKEEDVKVGANKYSERQPLGTSAQTDKDYKEPPPAPLFEPGELSSWSFYRAGIAEFIATFLFLYITILTVMGYNKSTNKCTTVGIQGIAWAFGGMIFALVYCTAGISGGHINPAVTFGLLLARKLSLTRAVFYIIMQCLGAICGAGVVKGFGPTFYEGNGGGANVVNHGYTKGDGLGAEIVGTFVLVYTVFSATDAKRNARDSHVPILAPLPIGFAVFLVHLATIPITGTGINPARSLGAAIIYNKDHAWDDHWIFWVGPFIGAALAAVYHQIVIRAIPFKARD; this is encoded by the exons ATGGAGGGTAAGGAAGAAGATGTTAAGGTTGGAGCAAACAAGTACTCAGAGAGGCAACCCTTGGGCACATCAGCTCAGACAGACAAGGACTACAAAGAGCCACCCCCAGCTCCTTTGTTTGAGCCAGGGGAGCTTTCCTCATGGTCCTTCTACAGGGCTGGGATTGCTGAGTTCATAGCCACCTTTTTGTTCCTCTACATCACCATCTTAACTGTGATGGGTTATAACAAGTCTACAAATAAGTGTACAACTGTGGGTATCCAAGGAATTGCTTGGGCCTTTGGTGGTATGATCTTTGCACTTGTTTACTGCACTGCTGGTATCTCAG GTGGACACATAAACCCAGCTGTGACCTTTGGGCTCCTTTTGGCAAGGAAGCTGTCCCTTACAAGAGCAGTGTTTTACATAATCATGCAGTGCCTGGGAGCTATCTGTGGAGCTGGGGTTGTGAAGGGTTTTGGACCAACCTTTTATGAGGGCAATGGTGGTGGAGCCAACGTTGTGAACCATGGCTACACCAAGGGTGATGGCCTTGGAGCTGAGATTGTTGGCACTTTTGTCCTTGTCTACACTGTCTTCTCTGCTACTGATGCCAAGAGAAACGCCAGAGACTCTCACGTCCCT ATTTTGGCTCCACTTCCCATAGGGTTTGCTGTGTTCTTGGTTCACTTGGCTACTATCCCCATTACAGGAACTGGTATTAACCCTGCCAGGAGTCTTGGAGCTGCCATTATCTACAACAAAGACCATGCATGGGATGACCAC TGGATCTTCTGGGTTGGACCCTTCATTGGAGCTGCTCTAGCTGCTGTGTACCACCAGATAGTTATCAGAGCTATTCCTTTCAAGGCCAGGGATTAA